In Archocentrus centrarchus isolate MPI-CPG fArcCen1 chromosome 1, fArcCen1, whole genome shotgun sequence, the following proteins share a genomic window:
- the LOC115788463 gene encoding uncharacterized protein LOC115788463 — MDGLHIIRLVLFGVFSCCQSVISESTLEVTAQPGDNITLYCDCKLTIGVYIIWYRNCSHENTLVLRHKSVSSDAIKPFSHFHFVRNDSSNSRDLMILNVTDSDEGLYYCGTEEQHEGDKEVIPAMYIYTYGNSTTRIKLGKPSISQEKIIVSVTRVSWMVVLTPAFTILSSLFSFILVYHVCQKTEKGSQDHQKRLSIKRRWKQNMDEDLCLTRVVFLPQDGQTHQSEDKHITTPVLNLEL, encoded by the exons ATGGATGGATTGCATATTATTCGTCTTGTTCTCTTTG GAGTTTTTTCCTGCTGTCAAAGTGTGATTTCCGAATCCACATTGGAAGTGACAGCCCAACCTGGAGACAACATCACTCTGTACTGTGACTGCAAATTAACCATTGGAGTTTACATAATATGGTACAGGAACTGTTCTCACGAGAACACTCTTGTTCTAAGACACAAATCTGTGTCATCTGATGCTATCAAacccttttctcattttcacttTGTGAGGAATGATTCCTCTAATTCCCGAGACCTCAtgattttaaatgtcactgattctgatgaaggcctctactaCTGTGGAACAGAAGAGCAGCACGAGGGGGATAAAGAAGTCATCCCTGCTATGTATATTTACACATATGGCAATTCTACAACAAGAATTAAATTAG GAAAACCATCCATCTCACAAGAAAAAATAATTGTCAGTGTAACCCGTGTGTCGTGGATGGTGGTGCTCACTCCAGCCTTTACCattctctcctccctcttctccttTATTCTGGTGTATCACGTCTGTCAGAAAACAG AAAAAGGATCTCAAGATCATCAGAAAAGATTGAGTATCAAAAGACGATGGAAGCAGAATATG GATGAAGACTTGTGTTTAACGCGAGTTGTGTTCCTGCCTCAAGATGGACAAACACACCAATCAGAAGACAAACATATAACTACCCCTGTCCTTAACTTAGAATTATGA